One window of candidate division WOR-3 bacterium genomic DNA carries:
- a CDS encoding FlgD immunoglobulin-like domain containing protein: MQKSIFFLFVFALGFSGTLKEDGIAGIDIEVKGKEMRYLTPTSPGSPSSFRTTVYDRSRAQVLWVDRNHQYAIAEHVALSGNGMCAQVGWWLNNKRTSHYRTLGSEIPIWNYPLPLTEWYLPVGISLTGDDIAAGATGEPFYSFSSTINAPKWFFNLPAGFKIATCSQGPSVAVSDNGAVYAVLARSTDVGKLFIFNQQGDTIRTITFSQNNGIYGLDISNDGTVLCVSTYYATYIYNLDGTRRDSLYNYSQTTAKISGDGKYLVKGHFNGRVYLYRWTGVNYTLKWEHYTGHPWVTAVAISDNGATIMAGTFQYSPTYAGKVLMYDSSSATPLWEYTQYGDFVDECALSADGTRGAAVSWGQYQGTFGDVLTVFNKSSSTPLFQLLDDIDEPGSLTSVDISKDGSFVIAGGKAVHAREFGNGGEVYAIRIIEPWTSDVGVKSIDVPGNFLQTGQSIAPQAIVKNYGTSASSFNTLCFIYDSLGTLLYQSTMPVNNLPGGAEQTLTFSPNWTVPAYGKYSTMVITTLTGDQYPANDTLKKGSICYHDGAVTRIEFPFSELTLNYTRPPRVTIANQGSYAENIPVVCNIYDSGNNLVYTGTGQAYLNPLQSSTIWLNPAWTPNITQTYTAHFYTTVNDDYNRANDTLRQSISVTTEILYDDGNLDIYGYVSSNYYDNKFAQRMIPCLTPPFVITGARFYASTSAPMLISIHADSAGLPGLNPSYYIAPPETIFPAGTGWAVKTYSPPIIVTSSNPFWLVLHWFANSPTSPYVGMDNTIPRDSVAFWYWTEPSNYGWHPWYTYDFMMRVATDYLPGVAQDNINLEKRLIFYPPLPNPFTGCVKISISVPEEKEIALNIYDVTGRLIKNLVTGKLKPGKYTFMWDGRDTQNRKLGAGIYFVKADGEKENYTEKIILVQ; encoded by the coding sequence ATGCAAAAATCGATCTTTTTTCTTTTTGTTTTTGCTCTTGGTTTTAGCGGGACCTTAAAAGAAGATGGCATTGCCGGGATTGATATAGAAGTAAAAGGAAAGGAGATGCGATATCTAACTCCAACAAGTCCTGGCAGTCCATCGTCTTTTCGGACAACCGTCTATGACCGTTCCCGGGCACAAGTCCTCTGGGTTGATAGGAATCACCAATATGCCATTGCCGAACATGTGGCTTTATCCGGCAACGGTATGTGTGCCCAGGTGGGCTGGTGGTTGAATAATAAAAGAACCAGCCATTATCGCACACTGGGCAGCGAAATTCCTATCTGGAATTATCCCTTACCTTTGACCGAATGGTATCTACCGGTGGGCATTTCTTTGACGGGCGATGATATTGCGGCAGGGGCTACTGGTGAACCCTTCTATAGTTTTTCCAGTACCATCAATGCACCTAAATGGTTTTTTAACCTCCCCGCTGGTTTCAAAATCGCCACCTGTTCTCAAGGTCCGAGTGTGGCGGTAAGTGATAATGGTGCAGTATACGCGGTGCTGGCGAGATCTACCGATGTCGGTAAACTTTTTATTTTCAATCAGCAAGGCGATACTATTCGGACTATCACTTTCTCACAAAATAATGGCATATATGGACTTGACATTTCCAATGACGGCACAGTCCTGTGTGTCTCCACTTATTATGCGACTTATATCTACAACCTTGATGGCACCCGTCGTGATTCCCTTTATAATTATAGTCAGACTACTGCCAAAATATCCGGAGATGGTAAATATCTCGTGAAAGGACATTTTAATGGCCGGGTATATCTTTACCGTTGGACAGGAGTAAATTATACACTTAAATGGGAACACTATACTGGCCATCCCTGGGTCACTGCTGTAGCGATATCCGATAATGGAGCAACAATTATGGCAGGGACTTTCCAGTATAGCCCTACTTATGCCGGTAAAGTGTTGATGTATGATTCCTCATCAGCAACACCCTTGTGGGAATATACCCAATACGGTGATTTCGTGGATGAATGTGCACTCTCGGCTGATGGAACAAGGGGTGCCGCTGTATCCTGGGGGCAGTATCAAGGCACCTTTGGTGATGTGCTTACTGTCTTTAATAAATCTTCTTCAACTCCACTATTCCAATTGCTCGATGATATCGATGAACCGGGTTCGCTCACAAGTGTTGACATTTCCAAAGACGGTTCTTTCGTAATTGCCGGCGGAAAGGCGGTTCATGCCCGGGAATTCGGCAATGGAGGTGAGGTCTACGCAATAAGAATCATTGAACCCTGGACTTCAGATGTTGGTGTCAAAAGCATTGATGTCCCAGGGAATTTTCTCCAAACTGGACAATCAATCGCTCCCCAGGCAATCGTGAAAAACTATGGAACTTCTGCTTCCAGTTTTAATACATTATGTTTTATCTACGATTCTCTTGGCACCTTACTCTACCAGAGTACGATGCCCGTCAATAACCTTCCGGGCGGGGCGGAACAAACATTGACCTTTTCCCCAAACTGGACAGTTCCTGCTTACGGCAAATATTCGACCATGGTAATCACCACCTTAACCGGCGACCAATATCCCGCGAATGACACCCTTAAAAAAGGCAGCATCTGCTATCATGACGGAGCAGTTACCCGCATCGAATTCCCCTTCAGCGAATTGACCCTCAATTATACCCGGCCGCCCCGAGTAACGATTGCGAACCAAGGTAGTTATGCCGAGAATATTCCTGTGGTATGTAATATTTATGATTCAGGCAATAATTTAGTCTATACCGGAACCGGACAAGCATATCTAAATCCTCTACAATCCAGCACGATCTGGTTGAACCCAGCGTGGACACCCAACATCACGCAAACTTATACCGCCCATTTTTATACCACCGTCAATGACGATTATAATCGGGCTAACGATACCTTGCGCCAGTCCATAAGTGTCACCACCGAGATTCTCTACGATGATGGTAATTTGGATATTTACGGGTATGTTTCCAGCAATTATTATGATAATAAGTTTGCCCAGCGAATGATACCATGTTTGACTCCACCGTTTGTGATCACCGGAGCACGCTTCTATGCCAGCACTTCCGCACCCATGCTGATCTCGATTCATGCTGATTCCGCCGGACTCCCGGGGCTCAACCCGAGTTATTATATTGCTCCACCTGAAACGATTTTTCCGGCTGGAACCGGCTGGGCAGTAAAAACATATTCTCCACCCATCATCGTCACCAGTTCCAATCCCTTCTGGCTGGTTCTACATTGGTTCGCTAATTCACCTACTTCGCCCTATGTCGGTATGGATAATACTATACCCCGGGACAGTGTAGCATTCTGGTACTGGACCGAACCCTCCAATTACGGTTGGCATCCCTGGTATACCTATGATTTCATGATGCGGGTAGCAACTGATTATCTCCCGGGAGTTGCCCAAGATAATATCAACCTTGAAAAGCGACTTATTTTCTATCCTCCTCTACCCAATCCTTTCACCGGTTGTGTGAAAATTTCGATTAGTGTGCCTGAGGAAAAAGAAATCGCTTTGAACATCTACGATGTAACTGGACGTTTGATAAAAAATTTAGTAACCGGGAAATTAAAACCGGGGAAATATACCTTTATGTGGGATGGACGCGATACCCAGAATCGGAAACTCGGTGCCGGAATATATTTCGTAAAAGCTGATGGAGAGAAAGAAAACTACACTGAGAAAATCATCCTTGTTCAATAA